AAGCTTCCTCCCGCTCACCGTAATGCCTGTGATCACCTTTGGGGCGTTCATTGTCATAACCGACAATCCGTTGATTTGGCAGACCGAAAAATAAGCGATATTTATAGAGATTCTGACTGCCTGCCACGGGTTGCGGCACTTCCCAGATCACCATTTCTTGTATGTACCCGCCGTCGTACACGATTCTGTCTTTCAGGATGAGCTTTGCTTTCATGTTGACATGATGACAACAGATAAACGAGGAATTCAAGGTGAAGGATGTGAAAAACCTTAAAGCATGGCTGAAAAGCTTCCGACTACCTGAACCAGACTTTGGATTTGCCCCGTTTTTTGATGGATTTCCGCCATTTCGTTGATGATAGGCCAGTCATGTCACGCTATACTCACTAATAGTATTACTCAGGAGTAAGCACTATGCAGCGTATTAGTATTACCATAGACAACACACTAAAAGATCAACTAGACAACACCATCCCCAAGGGAGAACGCGCCCGCTTTGTTGCCGAAGCCATCCAGCAAGCTCTGGAGAACTGGCATCGTCAACAAGCACTCGCCATGTTACAGAACCTCACCCGCTTTAAAGTCGATCACGACTCGGTTGAAACCTTGCGTCATATTCGTCAAGAACGGGGAGAATATTTGGCAGCAAGGCATCAACCGGAGCCGCAACCGTGAAATCGTTGATCATTGACACCTCTGTTTTCAACAAGCTGTATTTGGAAGAAGCCGATAGCGAACAGGCGTTAGTGCTCTTTGCTCGCGCCACTAATCGTGAGTTTAATCTGCAAGCACCGGATTTATTGTATTTGGAAGTGATCAGCACGGCTAACCATTATCACGTACCGATTGATTTTGTTAGCCAATTGCTGGATTTTCAAACCCGTCACTTATTGCCATTGCGGACACTCACACGGGCGGAAATGAAAAAAGCCATCGAGATCACCCAGCAGGGTCATCCACAAAGCGGCTACCCTTCCATTTACGATAGTGTCTTCCATGCAATGGCAATGTGTAACGATGCCATACTTGTTACGGCAGATAAGCGACATTACGAGAAGACCAAGCACTTGGGAAATATTATTCAGTTGAAGGATTGTGGGGCGTTATAGTTTCACCGTCTTCAATTGCGCTCAGCCTGCTGAAGATCACTGAGCATCGTTTCCAATGTGGCAATCATGGTGGGAATGTCATTTTTACAGATATTGAACAACTGTTCTGCGTCAACATGAAAATAGGTGTGTGCCAGCACATCCCGCATTCCCATTGCGCCGCGCCATCTTACCGTTGGGTATTGCGGGAAAAGTTTGCCTTCGGTTTTACGGTCGATATTTTTCAGCTCTTCACCTGCTGCAATTAAAATCATGCAAATGGCATCTAGCTTATCCTCGCCGTCTTCCGTCAGATAGAAATCGGAAGGTTCAGTGATTGGAGCAAAACGGCGAGGGATGCGGCGCAGTGCTGCCAGCAAGGTTTGCAGCTTTTCAATCAGCAGTTCACGGTCATACATAAACGGCTTCCTGTTCGATACGGGCTTTCAGGCGTGAGTTGGTGAGTCCGCGCAGGTGCAGTACGTCCACGGGTTTTTCCAACACGGCTTCCAAGTCTTGTTTCATCATGGCGGTCAGGAACAGGTTGGGGTTGTCGGTCTCGAATACGATGTCCACGTCACTGTCTGGGGTGGCGGTATTGTGGGCGTAAGAGCCGAAATAGCCTAAAGCGCGTAGGCTGTATTCCGTGCCGTGCTGTTGTTTGAAAGCCGACAGCAGAGCGCGGAGTTCAGGAATACTTAACGTGCGTTGGTTAGCGGGCATTGGCTTCCTCCCGATCAAAGCGGTAATTCCTTAAGTCTAGGTGTCAAGTCCCGATAGATCATATACTTTCTTTTTGAATAAATCTGGCTTCTTTTTCTGCCATTCCTTGAGTGCTTGAACAGGAGTTTTGTATTCCAGTGCCTTCTGGGGGATGCAGTGGTTGTAAAGCCGCTCATAATGTTTGATCGCCTCAGCTAATTCATTAGATGAGGCGAAACGGGTGGTTTGCAACAAGTCGCTGATCCGTCCGTTGAAGCGCTCCACCATACCATTGGTTTGGGGTGTGCGTGGCTTGGTGAGGCGGTGTTCAGCCTTGATAGCTTTGCAGGCTTTATCGAATTTGTGCTGCCCTGTGGGGTCACGTTCCCCTTTGCGGGTAAAGCGGTCGGTGAATTCCTTGCCGTTATCGGTTAGCACGTATTGCACCTTGATGGGGAAGCGTTGCTCTACCTTACCCAGAAAATCTGCTGTGCTGGCGGCGGTTTTGCCGGGGTAAATAGCAAGGCACACCATGCGGCTGGCGCGGTCAATGGCGACATATAGGTATTGGTGTTCTTTCTCATCGGGCATCTTCGGCAAGTATTTGATGTCAATATGGATATAGCCGGGTTCGTAGTCCTTGAATACTTTTTTCGGCGGTGGCTCTTCGCCGTACAATTCCTGCTTCATCACCGTCAGGTTGGCAATCCCATGACGGCGCAGGCAACGGTCAATACCCGAACGGCTGGCGGCGGCATTGATGTATTCCTGGGTGATGTGGGTCAGGTCATCCAGCGACAGTAGCAGGGTTTTGCGCAGCTCCACCACCAGCCATTCCTGTGCCTCAGTCAGCGTGGTTTGCAGCGTATCGGGGCGGTGCGATTTGTCGGTCATCTCCTCCCTGTTCTGCCATTTGCGGATCGTCAGGCGACTGACATTGTATTGCTGCGCCAGCGCTGCTTGCGTGAGCGACGATGCCTTGATTTCGCTGCGTAATTTCGGGGTCGTCCGTGCTTCGGAATGCAGTTTCATGTACGCTTTGCCTTGTAACCATGAGTGGATAAGATGCCTTCAAGGATAGCCCGTGCTTTGAATAGTGGGTAGCTCCTTGAGGGAATATGATCCCATGGGACATGACATCTAGGCAAAAATCACCGACAGGTGCGGGGTTTGGTTGGCGGATGCAATGTTTTAACTCATCCAATAGTTCCGCAAATTTGGTATCACTAATCTGGTAAGCTTCTTCTACCAAACGTTCCCGCAAAGAGTTTACTGCTAACATGTTTAAGGTTTCCATGCCTGATCAATTTCTTGCATCAGACGGTCAGTTTCTTTCAACGCCACAATGATTTTCTGATAATGCCGAATATCATCCAGAGTAAGTGTGCGCCCGACACGATCTTTTAACCATTTTTGTGCCGGTTGGTATCCGCCGATGTAAAATTCCCACGCAATCAGCGGGATAGCGTCGATATATTGCTCATCATTGATCCAAATACGTCCTAAACATTTATTTGCATCGTATAACTCCCAGTCTTTACTAACAATTTTACGAGCAACAAGATTATCGCCTGCTTTGGGATACGTGGTAATGGATTTCTTGAGCAGAGGGCTTTCCAGCAAATGCAACTGACGTAATTCACCGCCCAATTTAACCAACTTCCAAAAAGTTTCTGCATCCTTAGGATAAGGAACACGCGGAAAATCGGACTTCAGAAACTCTGCATATTTTTTTCGATAAGCAGGTGAGTAAAGAACTCCATAAGCATAATCAATTATGTCAATAGCGACCAAAAAACCATCTTTTTTTACCACACTTTCATCACTAAATTCTAATTTAAATATTTTAGATATTTTAGATATTTTTTTGGAAATCTCTGATTTTACATTAAGCTTCATCTTTTTACTTTCAAGACCGTAAAGACTATTGTCTTTTGAGTACAAATATAATGCGGCGGCATAGCTTCCATCATAAGGAGTAGCTATTTTATGTTGTCCAAGAGGAATGCTAGAAATAAAAACTGAAAAATTCTCTTTCGTTTGGCGCGTAAAAATTAGTCCAACATTGTTTTCTTGCAACTGATCATTCAATGATGGTCTATGGTAATCAAACGCATAAGAACCATATAGCATATAGCGGAAGTCGAAAGGACGATATAAGCATTTTACTGGATTTGGTTTACTATCTAAACTTCTAGCTTTATCTATTTTCCAATCTCTATTATCAGATAGACCGTAAATCCTAGAAAATTCCTCATTACTGATAGAGTTATCCATAAAATCAGCAACCCTTTCTTCTGCTTCTCTTTTCTCAAAAGCTATAGCAAAATGATCTCGATGAGAGTTTGGTCCAAGGTAATACTCATGAAAAAGATCTGATAAAGAAAACCCTTTGTTGTAAGATTTTTCCGATGAGGTGTCCTTGTTAGAAAAGACATATTGGGGTGCATAAATATCTAATTTTTTGGCTCTTCGGTAATTCCCGTGGTGAGCCACAACATATAGTATTGAGGCTATATCAACCATCGGCAGGTAGAAGCTAACAATGACCGCAACCTTCCAAATTCCGCTCGACATTCCCGATGTTCACATACTATCAAACCGTTCTGGTGAAAAGGGTGAATTCATCCTAGAGGTGGAAAGCAGCCTGAACGCGACGACTTGCCGCCGTTGTGGGCGGGAGATCACGGAGTTTCATGGTTATGATCAACCGATCCTGCTGCGCCACCTGCCGGTATTTGGGCGTGATGTATGGATAGAAATCCGCCCCAAACGTTACCGTTGCCCTCACTGTGATGATCACCCGACCACAACTCAACGACTAAGCTGGCACGAACCCCGTAGCCCGCACACCAAAGCGTTTGATGCTTGGTTGGTGAGCATGTTGGGTAATTCCACGGTAAGCGATGTTAGCCGCCGTTGCCATGTCGGGCATGATGCGGTGGAAGGGGCGGTTAATCGTTGCATCCGTGCCAAGGTGGAGTGGGCGGATTACACCCAATTACGCACCTTGGGTATTGACGAGATAGCCCTGAAGAAAGGTCACAAGGATTTTGTCGCGATCATCACCACCTTGGATAAGAACGACCAAGTTTGTGTACTGGCAATCCTACCCAATCGCCTAAAAGAAACGGTGGTGACGTTTCTCAACAGCATTCCCGCGCACCTGAAAGCCACGGTAAAGCGCGTTTGCTGCGATATGCATGAAGGTTACAGCAACGCCGTCAAGGAAACGTTGCCCCATGCGCACATCGTGGTTGACCGTTTCCATGTGGCACAATACTACAACAAGGCGGTGGATAATTTGCGCAAAGAAACGCTGACAACACTCAAGAAAAACCTTCCAGAGGACATCTACCAACAGTACTGTCAGGGGATGTTATGGCCGTTTCGTCACCATTTCTGGTCGCTGGACGCAGAACAACAAGCACAAGTCAGCCATTTCTTGGGCTATGCACCGGAACTGAAACAAGCATGGCTGTTACGTCATGAACTGACGGCAACCTTCATGAAATACCAAACCAAAGCCGAAGCCAACCAACAATTGGATGCTTGGAAACAGAAAGTGACGGAATCAGGGCTAAGCTGTTTCGATAAATTCCTGACCTTGCTCGAAACTTGGCAAGACAGCATTACCAACTATTTTGAAGACCGGCATACGTCGGGTTTTGTCGAAGGCTTGAACAACAAGCTTAAAGTCATCAAACGACGCTGTTATGGCTTGTTGGATGTTAAACGATTTTTTCAGCAGATTCAGATTGACCTACGCTTTGCGCGAGGACAATCTTTTGCATAAGGTCAAAACTACATGTTGTGGCTCACCACGGGAATTACCGAAGAGCCAATTTTTTTAACTTGAAACCTTCTAAATTCTTATTTAAAAGTTCTTGATATTTTGATTCACGGCTGCCGTATAAGTCGCAATGTAGAACTTCGGCTAGTTGTCCTTTTTTCTTTTTGCCGGTCTTGATGAATAGGTTGATCGAAACGCCTTGTTGAATATCGAAGACGTTTTCATCTTTGCTGCCATCTGGAGCGGTTTCTTTCTTTTTGCTATTGCCGTGTAAGTCGATGATGTAAATCTTGTCAAACGTGGTGAGTAGATGCCAACGCATCCCACGAAAAGTAGGATTATCCAAAAAGCCATTGTTGCTGATATAGGCAAGCACACCCTCACGGTTCTTTTCTACAAAGAATTGTCCATAGCGGATAAATTTAACGTAATCATCATTCAACCATTTCGGATTTTTCTCTTGCAGCTTGCCACCACCCGGTTCTTGCTTGTAATCTGCCAGTAAGTCTTCAATCCATTTACCTTTATTTGCAGAATGACCACTATAAGGTGGATTTCCAATCACTACCATCACGGGCGTATCACGCTTGATATAGTTCGCTGCTTGCGCCTCATCAGACAGCCAAGCCGTAAACAAAGTCGCCGTATCAGGGTGATGTTCTTCCAAAGCATTGGTTAAAAAGATATTAAAACGCTGATCATCTTTAGCCTCATAGCCTGTTTCGCGTAATAATAAATCCATTTTCAGATGAGCCATCGCATAAGATGCCATGAGAATTTCAAAGCCATGCAAGCGCGGCACTAAATCATTTTTCACATACTGAGGCCAGATGCCGGGCATGGATTCAAAATCTTGGTAAATGTGCTTCACCGCTTCTGCTAAAAACGTACCCGTGCCACAAGCAGGGTCAAGAATTTGCACGCGATGAACTTCTTTCTCTACTTTTTCTATCCGCGTTGCGCGTTCTTTACCCCGCCCTTTCACCACAGGCATATCTACTTTAATCGTGGTTTTGCTGGCATCCGCCAAGCCTTCGGACAAATCAAATTCTGTTTTCAGAATGTCGTCCACCGCTCGCACGATAAAGTTGACCACTGGCTCAGGCGTATACCAAACCCCACGCGCCTTACGCAAACTTGCATCGTATTCAGCAAGGAAGGTTTCATAGAAATGAATTACTGGGTCGTGACGCTGTGTTTGCTTTCCGTGTTGTGTCATCAATTCGGCAACGTTGGTAGCAAGGAATATTTCCACCAATGAATCCACAATCCACACAATCCGGTCATCCAAATCATTACCAGCGATGTATTGGAACAACTTACGTAGAAACGGATTAGACATAGGAATCAATTTCGCCGCTTCTTCCCGCGAAAAATCATCTAAAGAAGGGTCATGTAAACGTGCAGCGAACATCCCATAAGCAATCGTTTGCGCGTAAATATCGGCAAAGCCTTTCGTATCAATATCATGAATCAGAATTTTCTGAAACCCTTCATATTGTGAATACAATGCATTGTTCGCCGAAGATAACTCATCACTATCTAAAGCACTTTGAATAACATTCGCCAATAATCGAGCCTTTGCCGCCATCATCTTAGCCAGTTTTTCAGGTGACTTAACCGTTTGCCCCTGAAACAGCGCAAAATCTTTAATGTACTGAATGAATGTATCGAAATATTCCGGTAAAGGAATCACCTTACCGTTTTTCACCTCCCCAATCCTCACCGTCACCGTGCGCTCACCTTCACGGTAAAAATGAAAGTCCAGATAATCCGTAATAATCAAATTAGCAAGAGCAGCACGATAACGATCAAATTGCTCTTTATGCTTTTTGCCTTCTAATGGCTCACCAATATCCTTGGCTTCAATATAACCGACTTCAAGTGCATCTCGCCCCTTGGTTTCACGCGAGATAATGTAATCGGGCGCACCACACTGCTGACGTTTTGGTTCATTGGTAACAAGTAACCCAGGTAATAATTGCGACAGCAATGCCTGCAAATCACCACGGTAAGTATGCTCAGTCGCCGCGCCACTCGAAAAATGCTTATGCACATTAGAAAGGTAAATTGCAGGTGTCATGCTATCTTACAGCCCTTGAAGATGATTATCGTGGCTTATGTATACCCGATTGCACACAAAAAATCAGCAAATCCGTTGCATCAACTTGTTAAAAGCAGCAAACACCACATAGACTATTCCCACAATACTGAGGCAAGGAATCTGTCATGCACACCACACTCAACCTTGATGATGACTTACTACACCAAGCCGTTGAACTGACCAGCATCACCGAAATAACCAGCCTACTGAACGAAAGTCTCAAAGCGCTGATCGAACGTGAGGGTACCCATCGCCTCGCTTTATCGGGAAGTTCAGAACCACAATTCGAAGCACCACCGCGTCGTATCACAAGAGATACCCAATGACACTGCCCGACTACGTTAGTTGCAGTTGGCAAGAGTCTCACTAACTTCACTCGCTGATTTGCTGCAACAATTGGCGGGACAGGTAATAACCATTTGCCGCCATCGCATCTAACAGCACGGCTGCATCACTTATCAAATGCCGCTGTTCTGCTATCCATAACACTTTCACCGTACCGACAAATGCCAACTTGCGTTGCAAAGCTTCGCGTCGTGCCAGCCGATCATCCATGATAAGTAAGGCACTAGGGTTGGTGATAGCAAACTGCATAGCTTCTTGCTCCCCTTCACCGAGACTCACCGGAAAATCCTGTGGCGGGGGTACTGTCATCACTTGCAGCCATCCTTGTTGCAAAGCGGTAGCAATTTGTTGAGCAGCGTCGTCGCTGTGCGCTTGAGATTCCTGCCAAACCGCCTGCGGTATCCACACCGTTTTAAACAGTTGTTGCAGAATCGTTAGCTGATGAATGCCCGCAAATGCCAATAACGGGCCGGTATCGCTAATTATGACAGCCATGCAGACAAATCTTGGGTTTCGTGGACGGTAGTTTCATCAGGTCGAGCAATCTCAATCCCCAGACTTCCCAAATGCTTGATGAAAGCACCCATGTTTAAGCCGCTGATCCGAGTTGCTTTGCCTAATGACATCAAACCATCACGAAACAAACTGGCAGCGAGTGCCGGGCGCAAACCGGTCGTAGTGTCACTGAGGGTTTTATCCAGATGTATCAACAGTGCATCAGGCTCATCCCCTTTTAACACCAACACGGGGGCTTCACGGGCATGGCGTAATGCCAGTGAAGGATTTTTTTTGAGTTCACGGACATTGGTAGCGTACATAGCGGCATTCCTAAAGTATTTGACCCAGTGTAGTCCACGCTATGAGTCCACGCAAGATACCATCGCTTCAATCTCCGCCAACGCCGCCACACCCTTAGCCTGAAACAACGCCAACGCCTTGCGCCCAACCGTTGCCCAATGCTCGCGCCCCCACTCCGCATACGCCGCAATCTTCTTCGCATCGCCCGTCTCATGCCAATGCTGATACGCCGCCACCAACTGCGGTGCAAGCTTCTTGCGCATCGCCGACAAATTGCCGAAATAGAAATGGATGGAAGCCGCATTCCCCCGCACCAGCAATTCCGGCAAAGTATGCAAACAATCCGCCAACAAATCACGCACCGCCCGCAACATAATGTCCGCGTGCGACGGCGGCAGCGCAAACAGCATCGTTTGCCATTCTGCATCACCCAACACCTGCCCCGCTTTCACTTCGCCGATTTCGTGCGCAATCACCGTTTGAATTTCAGCCGCCGCCATTGCATCCAAGGCCGCTTCGACATCCGCATCGAAATCGTAGTGCGCCAACGCCCGCCCCATCGGGTTATCCAAACCGCTCCAACGCCATTCATCGACCTTTTCCCACAACATGCGGCGCAAGGATTCCCGGCGGATAAAGACGTGCTTGCCTTGATTCATTGCAGGTGGCGCTTCTACATCCCGCGCCAGTTCGCGCCCCGCTACCAACAGCGTGTAATCGTCTTGCTCGATCACTTGTTCCAATTCCGCCAAGAAAAACAGCGGGCGGCAACGCCGACCGTAGCCCGCGCTGTAGACCAAGCCCACACTATTCAACGCGGTATTGATCGTTTCGTTAGCAAACGGGTCATGTTCGCCGCTGCCATTGAGCGATAACGGTGCGTAATCTTGCTCATCCAACGCATCCCATACCGCTTCACGTTGGGTGAGCCATTCGCCCACATCATCGCTAATCACCACATCGCTGAGGCGAATGCCTTTTTCCCAGCGGTAAAATTCGCGCATTTTCAGCAGATAAACGCATAAGGTGTAATCCCCCGCGTGGCGAGCGTCGGCAATGTGGCAGTTGCGTTGGATGGTTTGAATCAAATCATGATGCTGTGTGTGCATAAACCTACCTCGTTCGTTTTACCCGATAATAGCAAGATTCACCCCACCATTCGCATTCCCGCATCCGCTACCCTTATAATGCCGCACTGTTTTAGCTTTGAGAGAGGAAAACCCCGTGCGCATACGCCTAAAAACCAAGTGGAATAAGCAGGAACGTGAAGTTTCGCTGGAAGATACCGTCAGTGTGCTGGCGTTTAATACCTGGAAAATAGGGATGCAAACCCTAGTGGAAATCGAAAACGAGAATTTCCAGACCGATACCCAAATGCAGCGCGTAATGATCATGGAAGAAATCATGGCCTTCATGATCCACGTCCTCGACCGCATTGCTCACGACATCCTGAATGACGAAGACCGTGCTGCGATGATTACGATGTTCGCGCTGAAAATCGCCGATCACGTGCAAGACAATGCCCGCGACTTCGGCGGCCCCGGCGACTACCGTAACCCGTTCATCAACAAATTAAACCAGCGCATGGAAGATTACGCCGATACAACGTGGGGAAAAGTCGGGCAAGAACCCGGCTTTTCGATGAGCCTAGCGTTCGGCAACTTCATCGCCGAAGCCGTCGGGCCACGTGACCGTAAATGGGTGCTGGACTATATCCAGCGTACCCTGATGCCTGAAGTGCTCAGCACCTACAAAAAAGTCCTCACCCGTTTGGGGATGTTGGAAAGCCACAAATAACTACTTCCAATCAACGAACGTAGCAACCTTGTCTGCCAACTCATCGGCGTACAAATCCATAAAGAAATGGTCGGCGCCGTCGACCGTTTCCACTGTCAGATTATCCTGCTTAACGCTTTCAAGCTTGGCAGGCAAATCTGCCACCACTTCATCCGCCGAACCCATCACAATCAGCATCGGCTTTTTAATTTTGGGTAACAGGCTGGGGGTATTCTTGCGTTCGTCATCTTTGTAGTAAGACACCACGCTATCCGCCGCTGCTTTGGCGTTTTCGCAATACACGAAACCGGGCAGTGCCATCATGTCTGCGCCCTTACCGTCGCCCGCCAGTTTAGTCGCTTCGGTCATCATGTCAGCCAAGGGCTTTTTGTAGCGCTCCTCGTACTCTTTGCTGCTTTTATCCGCATCAGCCGTGGCAGGCGCAACCGCGATCACTTTTTCCAGCAACTCGGAATCTTTTTCAGACGCATACCACGCCACCTGATTGCCACCGCGTGAATGCCCTAACACCGCAACCTTGCTTGCGCCCTGCGTTTTCAGCCAGTTCATCCAGGTATCGAGTTCCGCCACCGCGTCTTCATGCTTGTGCTTATGTTCGATAGTGCAATCCAACATTTCGGAGGGGCGTTTATCCAGCGCATAACTCAAGTTGACGTTGAGGGTGTTGTAACCTTTTTCTTGCAGCAAATCGCTCAGGGACTGCATGATTTCCATTTTATTGTGCGCCAGTGTGCCATGCAGCAACATAATCACGCCGTCTTTCGCGGTTTTGCCTTCTGCCAAGGTCAGGTCAGCACGCAATTCAAGATCGCCTTGCTTAACGGTCACTTCATCCGCTTGCAACGTTGCCACAGCAGCCAACAGTGAAAAGGCTACCGTACTGGTAACGCGGGTCAGTAATTTCATGTCATCCTCCAATGTTATGCAGTATTTTCAAATGCCCATGGCACGTTTTGCCATTTCGTATTTTAGAAAGCCCATGCGATTCACGACAGTCAACCCTGAATTTCGCAGGATTTTCCAAGGGGTCAAGGTATTGCCAAACAGCAGCCGGAAACCTTCCATCGCTTTTTGAGTGAGGATATTGTCACCGCGCCGCGCCCGTTCGTAAGCCCGCAAAACCTTGGGGCTGCCGCAATCGCCCGTAGCGTGACGAATTTGCACCACCAATTCCAGCGCATCTTTGATGCCCAAATTCACCCCCTGCCCCGCCAGCGGATGAATCGTGTGCGCCGCATCGCCCACCAACACTACCCGTTCTTGGCTGTAACAATCGGCATGACGCCCTCGCAACGACACCGCCGCGCGTTCCCCCACAGCGATCACTTCACCCAAACGGTAATCCAGCGCTTGGCTTAATTCACGGCAAAAATCACTGTCTGACAAGCGTAACATCGCATCCGCCTGATCCGCTGGTAATGTCCACACAATCGAACAAAAACCTTCTGCCAAGGGTAGGAATGCGACCGGGCCACTCGGCATAAAGCGTTGCCAAGCGGTAAATTGATGCGGCAACTCGGTTTGCGCCACGCACACCAAACCTTTTTGCCCGTAGTCTTGGGTGGACATGCCAATGCCCGCCAGTTCACGAACTTTGGATTGCGCCCCATCCGCGCCCACCAACAATTGCGCTTGCAAGGTTTGCCCGCTGTGCAAGGTAGCGGTCACGCGCTGCTCATCCACCACCACCGTTACGAGCTTATCGGGGCAATACCAATCCACGCCATCCAAGGTTTGCAGCGTATCCAGCAACGCCAGTTGAATCACCCGATTTTCCACGATATGCCCAAGGTCGGGTTCGCCCAAATCTGCCGCATCAAAACGGATTTCCCCCGAACCGGTGGCATCCCATACGTGCATGACTTCGTAAGGAAATGCACGGCGGGCAGCAATCCCCTCCCATGCACCGGCATCCAGCAACGCTCGCTGCGATGCACGGCTGAGTGCCGAGACGCGCAAATCATAAGGGTCTTCCGGGGAAAATACGCTGGGAGAATGCGCTTCGAGTACAGCAACACGCTTGCCCGCCTTGCCTAATAAACAGGCCAGTGTTGCACCGACCATGCCGCCACCCGCAATGATGACATCGTATTGCACCTGCATCGCCTTCATCCTTTTTTAGGTTCATTCAATGGCAAGACTACAGCAAAGCAGGCGCAGGAAATACAGATTCAGGTCAAATTGGCGGGTTATTCCGTTAA
The sequence above is drawn from the Thiothrix subterranea genome and encodes:
- a CDS encoding Sfum_1244 family protein yields the protein MHTQHHDLIQTIQRNCHIADARHAGDYTLCVYLLKMREFYRWEKGIRLSDVVISDDVGEWLTQREAVWDALDEQDYAPLSLNGSGEHDPFANETINTALNSVGLVYSAGYGRRCRPLFFLAELEQVIEQDDYTLLVAGRELARDVEAPPAMNQGKHVFIRRESLRRMLWEKVDEWRWSGLDNPMGRALAHYDFDADVEAALDAMAAAEIQTVIAHEIGEVKAGQVLGDAEWQTMLFALPPSHADIMLRAVRDLLADCLHTLPELLVRGNAASIHFYFGNLSAMRKKLAPQLVAAYQHWHETGDAKKIAAYAEWGREHWATVGRKALALFQAKGVAALAEIEAMVSCVDS
- a CDS encoding UPF0175 family protein, with protein sequence MYATNVRELKKNPSLALRHAREAPVLVLKGDEPDALLIHLDKTLSDTTTGLRPALAASLFRDGLMSLGKATRISGLNMGAFIKHLGSLGIEIARPDETTVHETQDLSAWLS
- a CDS encoding alpha/beta hydrolase, encoding MKLLTRVTSTVAFSLLAAVATLQADEVTVKQGDLELRADLTLAEGKTAKDGVIMLLHGTLAHNKMEIMQSLSDLLQEKGYNTLNVNLSYALDKRPSEMLDCTIEHKHKHEDAVAELDTWMNWLKTQGASKVAVLGHSRGGNQVAWYASEKDSELLEKVIAVAPATADADKSSKEYEERYKKPLADMMTEATKLAGDGKGADMMALPGFVYCENAKAAADSVVSYYKDDERKNTPSLLPKIKKPMLIVMGSADEVVADLPAKLESVKQDNLTVETVDGADHFFMDLYADELADKVATFVDWK
- a CDS encoding UbiH/UbiF/VisC/COQ6 family ubiquinone biosynthesis hydroxylase; this encodes MQVQYDVIIAGGGMVGATLACLLGKAGKRVAVLEAHSPSVFSPEDPYDLRVSALSRASQRALLDAGAWEGIAARRAFPYEVMHVWDATGSGEIRFDAADLGEPDLGHIVENRVIQLALLDTLQTLDGVDWYCPDKLVTVVVDEQRVTATLHSGQTLQAQLLVGADGAQSKVRELAGIGMSTQDYGQKGLVCVAQTELPHQFTAWQRFMPSGPVAFLPLAEGFCSIVWTLPADQADAMLRLSDSDFCRELSQALDYRLGEVIAVGERAAVSLRGRHADCYSQERVVLVGDAAHTIHPLAGQGVNLGIKDALELVVQIRHATGDCGSPKVLRAYERARRGDNILTQKAMEGFRLLFGNTLTPWKILRNSGLTVVNRMGFLKYEMAKRAMGI